A window of the Paenibacillus woosongensis genome harbors these coding sequences:
- a CDS encoding helix-turn-helix domain-containing protein produces MKMNWYYRTILSYAPILFVIISSMIFIIFLVLNNASEKKYKETNNAILNRMVFNLDANLMLIERNVVSKLLMDNDIQEYFSDRPKHAVDDFMLQKKIIELSLALPFSNTIYMYNEDEQRVISDLGSYALDSFGDREFLMFNFDKKESTDWHDPRLFAYAAFDEDKQKVVSLVKFAYTGDEVRGAFVVNVYQRSFMDYLNSLNESDSNSVLLLEGDDSAPSASDSGADMIMVQSDYTGWRFVSQGVYDSGYNILSLFSSVWMFILIFIILLALVGFTIVTHMHYKPIHSIMEKVGQFSNRKSEELGIKGANNEFTFIEMALDHLLKRSLDYENLHKEDCLLRQQRLFHDLLAGHLYLTDEEFKQKLADLSLPDAYDRLGVIVVEIDHYSSFTDKYKVKDQHLLKFIIESAFRDLGQNHHSFVWDVWMEPHRIAFVIQHIAADPRSSKTTSAYAEEFQKWINQHLELTITIGVGADSDSIETVADSYRNAHDNVELKMIFGTNTIIDNRKSAGKLSLDNYVYLQALDQAVQSFRMNESDWREKLTQIFTELRKMRFMKQDMTGLVNIFAKRMDQAVNALSPNIQQIWKQDFQHRFANLNETAETLDEFEYQFMGIMAMFEACVDEDRQARRHHSIAMQAKGYIDAHFADPDLSLARVSDIFKLQPSALSLLFKEELGEKFVDYVLKIRMQQAKRLLIETEDSIQSIAEQIGYQNVNSFYRAFKKLQDVPPGEFRNMYRTI; encoded by the coding sequence ATGAAAATGAACTGGTATTATCGAACGATTCTTTCATATGCTCCTATTCTCTTCGTCATCATTTCCTCGATGATCTTTATTATTTTCCTTGTATTGAATAATGCCTCCGAGAAGAAGTATAAGGAGACCAACAACGCGATCTTGAATCGTATGGTCTTTAATCTGGATGCTAATTTGATGTTAATTGAACGCAATGTAGTCAGCAAATTGTTAATGGATAACGACATCCAGGAGTATTTTTCCGATCGGCCCAAGCATGCTGTTGATGATTTCATGCTGCAGAAGAAAATTATCGAATTAAGTCTAGCCCTGCCTTTCTCCAATACGATTTATATGTACAATGAGGACGAGCAGCGGGTTATTTCGGATCTTGGCTCGTATGCGCTGGACTCTTTTGGCGATCGTGAATTTTTAATGTTTAACTTTGACAAGAAAGAGTCGACGGACTGGCATGATCCGCGCTTATTCGCCTATGCGGCTTTTGACGAAGACAAGCAGAAGGTTGTCTCGCTTGTGAAGTTCGCCTATACGGGGGATGAAGTACGTGGTGCCTTTGTCGTAAATGTGTACCAGCGATCTTTTATGGACTATCTTAACTCGTTAAATGAAAGCGATTCCAATTCAGTGCTGCTATTAGAAGGCGATGATAGTGCCCCATCGGCTTCGGACAGCGGGGCGGACATGATTATGGTTCAATCTGACTATACGGGCTGGAGGTTTGTTTCCCAGGGTGTATATGATAGTGGTTACAATATTTTGTCTCTCTTCTCTAGTGTATGGATGTTTATTCTGATCTTTATCATTTTATTGGCATTGGTCGGCTTTACCATCGTAACGCATATGCACTACAAGCCGATTCATTCCATTATGGAAAAGGTAGGCCAGTTTTCGAACCGAAAAAGTGAGGAGCTTGGCATCAAGGGGGCGAATAATGAGTTCACTTTTATAGAAATGGCCTTGGATCATCTGCTTAAGAGGTCTCTGGATTATGAGAATTTGCATAAGGAAGATTGTTTGCTGCGGCAGCAGCGTCTGTTTCACGACTTGTTGGCGGGCCATCTGTATTTAACGGACGAAGAATTCAAGCAGAAGCTTGCGGATTTGAGCCTGCCTGATGCGTATGACCGGCTAGGGGTTATCGTGGTGGAAATTGATCATTATTCTAGCTTTACTGACAAATACAAGGTCAAGGATCAGCATTTGCTCAAATTTATTATCGAAAGCGCCTTCCGCGACCTAGGGCAGAACCATCATTCATTTGTTTGGGACGTCTGGATGGAACCGCATCGAATCGCTTTTGTCATCCAGCATATTGCAGCCGATCCACGCAGCAGCAAAACGACGTCAGCCTACGCGGAGGAATTCCAAAAATGGATCAATCAGCATCTGGAGCTTACGATAACGATTGGGGTGGGGGCCGATTCCGATTCCATCGAAACCGTCGCGGATTCTTACCGCAATGCGCACGACAACGTTGAACTGAAAATGATTTTCGGAACGAATACGATCATTGATAATCGTAAGAGCGCCGGTAAATTGAGCCTGGACAATTACGTTTACCTGCAAGCTCTGGATCAGGCGGTTCAATCCTTCCGAATGAACGAGAGCGATTGGCGGGAGAAATTGACTCAGATTTTCACGGAATTAAGAAAGATGCGGTTTATGAAGCAAGACATGACTGGGCTTGTAAATATTTTCGCCAAGCGGATGGATCAGGCGGTTAACGCGTTATCACCGAACATTCAACAAATTTGGAAACAGGATTTTCAGCATCGGTTCGCCAACCTGAACGAAACGGCAGAAACGCTGGATGAGTTCGAATATCAGTTCATGGGCATCATGGCGATGTTCGAGGCTTGTGTGGATGAGGACCGGCAGGCTAGAAGACATCACAGCATTGCGATGCAAGCCAAAGGTTATATTGATGCGCATTTTGCCGATCCGGATCTGTCCCTGGCCCGGGTAAGCGATATTTTCAAACTTCAACCAAGCGCTCTTAGCCTGCTATTTAAAGAGGAACTGGGCGAGAAATTCGTTGATTATGTGTTGAAGATCAGAATGCAGCAGGCCAAACGGCTATTAATAGAAACAGAGGATTCGATCCAATCGATCGCAGAACAAATCGGTTACCAGAATGTGAATTCATTTTATCGGGCTTTCAAGAAGCTTCAAGACGTTCCCCCAGGGGAGTTTCGCAATATGTACCGCACCATATAG
- a CDS encoding transposase encodes MGEGLISNQIQEVCCHMSPAFIRGIETFFPKAEITFDKFHVMKLANEAVDEVRKNEQKKQPELKHTKYIWLKNESNLNDTQRETLLRLKDQHLNTGHAYRLKLALQNFWSEPHIFADIYLGEWMSWAKRSKLEPMIKLATTIKQHEEGVLRWFHSKMTNGFLEGLNGLVQAAKRKARGYLALYIPIIASQIFIL; translated from the coding sequence TTGGGAGAAGGACTGATCTCGAACCAGATTCAAGAAGTCTGCTGCCATATGTCTCCGGCATTCATCCGAGGCATTGAAACGTTTTTCCCGAAAGCCGAGATCACTTTTGATAAATTTCATGTGATGAAATTAGCCAACGAAGCCGTAGATGAAGTACGTAAGAATGAGCAGAAAAAGCAACCAGAACTAAAGCACACAAAATATATTTGGCTAAAAAACGAAAGTAACCTGAATGATACACAACGAGAAACGTTACTTCGCCTAAAAGACCAGCATTTAAATACAGGTCATGCTTACCGTTTGAAGCTTGCTCTCCAAAATTTTTGGTCGGAGCCGCATATCTTTGCGGATATATACTTAGGGGAATGGATGAGCTGGGCAAAGCGTTCCAAACTGGAGCCCATGATTAAGTTAGCAACTACCATTAAACAGCATGAAGAAGGCGTTTTACGCTGGTTTCACAGCAAAATGACGAATGGTTTCCTAGAAGGACTAAATGGGTTGGTTCAAGCAGCTAAACGGAAAGCAAGAGGCTACCTTGCTTTGTATATTCCAATAATTGCGTCACAGATTTTTATATTATGA
- a CDS encoding ATP-grasp domain-containing protein codes for MKNILQIGRYTMFIKNLVEMNEEDEFRFFIIEEPDVLRKMKPFSSEMISQIIESKYHDSEEYMDVVKAWSKKIKFDAVVPGFEYCVKAANKAAQYLGLPRVGDKGARVFTNKILLRDLCEDIGIPQPRYQEINSMNQLKLFFIGHPIIFKPATRHASIGVIKINRVEEIESAYEETMHSTENVLVPDREIVHQYIAEDFIEGDEVSVECLVKNSEIVFFNITLKDKFLGKYFVESGHIVPGQVSEAVKNKIKYYKEKIIEAAEVENGVLHSEWILKQEIPHLVECAARIPGDNISELITNSYGFNFRRTFIDMMLQNNNLNINFEHRSLTAVRFFYAEPGKLKEIKNLDILNDEEHVVNWNISVKPGDQINKFRNSWDRIGYFMVKANSYIELYEIMDKITKKVVFEVV; via the coding sequence ATGAAAAATATATTACAAATCGGTAGATATACCATGTTTATTAAAAATTTAGTTGAAATGAATGAAGAAGATGAGTTTCGCTTTTTTATAATTGAAGAGCCTGATGTATTAAGAAAAATGAAGCCGTTTAGTTCTGAGATGATTAGTCAAATTATTGAAAGCAAGTACCACGATTCTGAAGAATATATGGATGTGGTGAAAGCTTGGTCTAAAAAAATTAAATTTGACGCAGTAGTTCCCGGATTTGAATATTGCGTTAAGGCGGCTAATAAAGCAGCCCAATATTTGGGACTTCCAAGAGTCGGAGATAAGGGTGCGAGGGTATTCACTAATAAAATACTTTTGAGAGATCTTTGCGAGGATATTGGAATTCCTCAACCCCGTTATCAAGAAATAAACTCAATGAATCAATTAAAATTATTTTTCATAGGACATCCGATTATTTTCAAACCAGCGACACGACACGCTTCTATTGGGGTTATTAAAATCAACAGAGTTGAAGAGATCGAGAGTGCTTATGAAGAAACGATGCATTCAACCGAAAATGTTTTGGTACCAGATAGAGAAATTGTGCATCAGTACATAGCAGAGGATTTTATTGAAGGTGATGAAGTTAGTGTAGAATGTCTTGTAAAGAATAGTGAGATTGTTTTTTTTAATATTACGCTGAAGGACAAATTTTTAGGCAAGTACTTTGTAGAATCAGGACACATTGTTCCTGGTCAAGTATCTGAAGCTGTAAAAAACAAAATAAAATATTATAAAGAAAAGATTATTGAAGCAGCGGAGGTTGAAAACGGTGTTTTGCATTCGGAATGGATTCTTAAGCAAGAGATTCCTCATCTTGTAGAATGTGCTGCAAGAATACCCGGGGATAACATATCTGAATTGATTACCAATTCATATGGTTTTAACTTTAGAAGAACTTTTATTGATATGATGTTACAGAACAACAATTTAAATATAAATTTTGAACACAGATCATTAACTGCTGTGCGTTTTTTTTATGCTGAACCAGGAAAACTAAAAGAAATTAAAAACTTGGACATATTAAATGACGAAGAACATGTGGTTAATTGGAATATAAGCGTAAAGCCTGGAGACCAAATTAATAAATTTAGAAATTCATGGGATCGCATAGGTTATTTTATGGTAAAAGCAAATAGCTATATTGAACTCTATGAAATTATGGATAAAATAACAAAAAAAGTTGTGTTTGAGGTCGTATGA
- the citX gene encoding citrate lyase holo-[acyl-carrier protein] synthase, protein MKQILEQREKLQALRSSLRDDSALIQFTVNMPGANKTIYPSYELASLGINTIIKDLYIYNIEIKNMMFHNSTLGMIGLFKINEDPYLLKRLCIEIECENILSKYWDIDVFNESGRKISRKMLQLSPRKCFICEKTAKECAFIQAHPIEKLLQQVVLDFQHFKCMNEDCYSLLSNPILCNGGYENEKYITNR, encoded by the coding sequence ATGAAGCAAATCTTAGAGCAAAGGGAAAAGCTCCAAGCTTTGCGTAGTTCCTTAAGAGATGATAGTGCGCTGATTCAGTTTACTGTTAATATGCCTGGAGCGAATAAAACCATTTATCCAAGCTACGAATTGGCCAGTTTAGGAATTAATACAATAATAAAAGATCTTTACATATATAATATAGAAATAAAAAATATGATGTTCCATAATAGCACTTTAGGAATGATAGGTTTATTTAAAATAAATGAGGATCCGTATTTACTTAAAAGATTATGTATAGAAATAGAATGTGAAAATATACTCAGCAAGTATTGGGATATTGATGTGTTTAATGAAAGTGGAAGGAAAATAAGCCGTAAAATGTTGCAATTATCTCCTCGTAAATGTTTCATTTGTGAAAAAACAGCTAAAGAATGTGCGTTTATTCAAGCGCATCCGATTGAAAAATTGCTTCAGCAGGTAGTTTTAGATTTTCAGCACTTTAAATGTATGAATGAAGATTGTTACTCGTTGCTTTCAAATCCAATCTTGTGCAATGGGGGTTATGAAAATGAAAAATATATTACAAATCGGTAG
- a CDS encoding triphosphoribosyl-dephospho-CoA synthase, whose product MPDTVLIAKWIGRKMNFSVMAEAISWPTPGLVSALDSGSHNDMDIYSFIHSGLAIADYFVQAAETGIRFALEANLSQLYPLLQELGLQAEKDMFEATGGVNTHKGMIFHGVLLCAAAGICYIRHNSLVPAQVCYYVSKIAERDMLMQLSEAKRITEKCPTVGLRAYRQWGIQGVRGEVKDGYNHVLDVGLPALKDALERKGDLREAIIHTLLSLMSVTEDTTLLNREFDYKRISYVQLYAQKVLDLGGVFTVQGKKLLEEMEWDFKKKSLSPGGSADLVAVSLALQLWETGYIQGGIGQDEANLRAKGKAPSFA is encoded by the coding sequence ATGCCTGATACAGTTTTAATCGCTAAATGGATCGGACGTAAAATGAACTTTTCCGTCATGGCTGAGGCAATCAGTTGGCCAACACCCGGCCTAGTTAGTGCTCTAGATAGTGGTTCTCACAACGACATGGATATCTATTCGTTTATTCATAGCGGTTTAGCTATAGCAGATTACTTTGTTCAAGCGGCGGAGACCGGGATAAGATTTGCCTTAGAAGCAAACTTGTCGCAATTGTATCCCCTGCTTCAAGAGCTAGGTTTACAAGCAGAGAAGGATATGTTTGAAGCAACGGGGGGAGTTAACACGCATAAAGGGATGATATTCCATGGCGTATTGTTATGTGCGGCGGCGGGTATTTGCTATATAAGGCATAATAGCTTGGTTCCTGCTCAGGTATGCTATTATGTCAGTAAAATTGCCGAGCGCGATATGCTCATGCAGTTAAGCGAAGCAAAAAGGATAACCGAGAAATGTCCTACAGTGGGCTTAAGAGCATATAGGCAATGGGGAATCCAAGGCGTTCGAGGCGAAGTTAAAGACGGATATAATCATGTGTTGGACGTAGGTCTTCCAGCGCTAAAGGACGCGTTGGAGCGAAAAGGTGATTTGCGCGAAGCGATTATCCATACATTGTTATCGTTAATGTCTGTGACTGAGGACACAACGTTGCTTAATCGTGAATTTGATTACAAACGTATTTCATATGTCCAGCTTTATGCCCAAAAGGTACTTGATCTAGGTGGAGTATTTACGGTTCAAGGTAAAAAGCTGCTAGAGGAAATGGAATGGGATTTTAAAAAAAAGTCTTTGAGTCCTGGCGGATCGGCAGATTTGGTTGCGGTTTCCCTTGCTTTACAACTTTGGGAGACCGGATATATTCAAGGAGGTATCGGACAAGATGAAGCAAATCTTAGAGCAAAGGGAAAAGCTCCAAGCTTTGCGTAG
- a CDS encoding aminoacyl--tRNA ligase-related protein, with protein sequence MFKKYQFELNSSLNDLGIKRFCYQLLQHASVHKVYVDQVDHRKVTVHYLETKKIGEIRNEIDRFLTHHWYAKEQQSVANDYESVSNEEHFESNDLCSCTFPVNDSDISAELLRTGWIKMIREQDLQFSVEIIRLLEWFDTSYVSYISERLHNVTEVKHNSLIPKYYMEKMNYFQSSPKHLFFPSHLNNDSLDQFTAKTVSNNGKLPNDVNLHLDSPNYVLQSAPCFKIYFSLENQNLEHNQIYNIRGECYRNEGKRIYMMERLNQFSMREFIFIGTPEFVIEHKRKILQWTIDWMEKLGIKGHCAHANDPFFIDDQARNNFNIPSNIKVEVKAEIPYKQDSLSIASFDTHGDFFSKTFNFNMANQKETWSGCMGLGIERCVWSFLQQYGLNCELWPEAVRDLVYA encoded by the coding sequence ATGTTTAAAAAATATCAATTTGAGTTAAATAGTTCGCTGAATGATTTGGGGATTAAACGTTTTTGCTATCAATTACTGCAACATGCATCCGTCCATAAAGTATATGTGGATCAGGTTGATCATAGGAAGGTCACAGTGCACTATCTTGAAACCAAAAAAATCGGAGAAATCAGGAATGAAATAGATCGTTTTCTAACGCATCATTGGTATGCCAAAGAACAACAATCTGTTGCAAATGATTATGAATCAGTTAGCAATGAAGAACATTTTGAGAGTAACGATCTTTGCTCCTGTACATTTCCTGTGAATGATTCAGACATTTCAGCGGAACTACTTCGAACGGGTTGGATCAAAATGATACGGGAGCAGGATTTACAATTTTCTGTGGAAATTATCCGTCTTCTTGAATGGTTTGATACAAGTTATGTTAGCTATATATCAGAGCGACTGCATAATGTAACAGAGGTTAAACATAATTCTTTAATTCCAAAATACTATATGGAAAAAATGAATTATTTTCAAAGCTCACCAAAACATCTTTTTTTTCCTAGCCATTTGAACAATGATTCACTAGACCAATTTACAGCAAAAACAGTTAGTAATAACGGAAAATTACCGAATGATGTAAATCTACACTTGGATTCGCCAAACTATGTTTTACAAAGTGCGCCATGCTTCAAAATTTACTTTAGTTTGGAAAATCAGAATTTGGAACATAATCAAATTTATAATATCCGCGGAGAATGTTATCGGAACGAAGGAAAAAGGATTTATATGATGGAAAGATTGAACCAATTTTCCATGCGTGAATTCATATTTATTGGAACTCCTGAATTTGTAATTGAGCATAAAAGGAAAATCCTACAATGGACGATTGACTGGATGGAGAAACTGGGTATTAAAGGTCACTGTGCACATGCAAATGATCCCTTTTTTATCGATGATCAAGCCCGTAACAATTTTAACATTCCCTCAAATATAAAAGTAGAAGTGAAAGCGGAAATTCCTTATAAACAAGATAGCCTATCTATAGCTTCTTTTGATACACACGGCGATTTTTTCTCTAAAACGTTTAATTTTAATATGGCAAATCAGAAAGAGACTTGGTCAGGTTGTATGGGCTTAGGTATTGAAAGATGTGTCTGGAGTTTCTTACAACAGTATGGCTTAAATTGCGAGCTCTGGCCAGAAGCGGTAAGGGATCTAGTTTATGCCTGA
- a CDS encoding HpcH/HpaI aldolase/citrate lyase family protein: protein MRKKISQITDNERVIFYVAGYKPGYIEKAMTLGLKNIILCLEDGTPENKKIEARSLVKRALSEFKDLDLNLIVRINSVYTDHWKADFEALLENRPTRIRIPMVNKAEDLLEIDEYWRFISKESDDDYKPLYEIMIESKEGLNNLERIYQCSDNIYAFTLGGGDYYDDVKLNSDDPQKEVLFAKQKICQFCNENSLYSFDTTFMKYKDLEGYRNDCEFSRNLGFTGRSIIHPDQIKIGLEVYSERKGTYV from the coding sequence ATGAGAAAGAAAATTTCTCAAATTACTGATAATGAACGGGTTATATTTTATGTTGCTGGATACAAACCGGGATATATTGAAAAAGCAATGACTCTCGGACTTAAGAATATTATCCTTTGTCTGGAGGACGGGACTCCTGAGAACAAAAAAATTGAAGCCCGAAGTCTAGTGAAAAGAGCACTTAGCGAGTTTAAGGATCTGGATTTAAATTTAATTGTTAGAATCAACAGTGTTTATACCGATCACTGGAAAGCGGATTTTGAGGCATTGTTGGAAAATAGACCAACACGAATACGCATACCGATGGTAAATAAAGCAGAGGATTTACTAGAAATTGACGAATATTGGAGGTTTATATCAAAAGAGTCAGATGATGATTATAAACCGCTTTATGAAATCATGATTGAAAGCAAGGAAGGATTAAATAATTTGGAGCGTATTTACCAATGTAGTGATAATATTTATGCGTTTACGCTCGGCGGAGGCGATTACTATGATGATGTTAAGTTAAATAGTGATGATCCTCAAAAGGAAGTACTTTTTGCAAAGCAGAAAATATGCCAATTTTGCAACGAAAACTCTCTTTACAGTTTTGACACCACTTTTATGAAATATAAAGACTTAGAAGGTTATCGGAATGATTGCGAATTCTCTCGAAATTTGGGATTTACAGGTCGTTCGATTATCCATCCTGACCAAATAAAAATTGGTTTAGAGGTATATTCTGAAAGGAAGGGTACCTATGTTTAA
- a CDS encoding glycoside hydrolase family 88 protein — translation MNTLKEKMDLLLDFVRRQLKQEISIWNQLNVTGGKVLFPFVTRNGKWSWEDKWSNGFFAGQLWLMFAMDQDEFWKESADKATTALEPYKYHGDFQDIGYLFIFSYITGYKLTGNSKYRTVALEAADSLFDSLMPGGYLKCNWLADGEHYQGIDAMMNIGLWLWAFRETDNSKYRIAAEGCIDNILRTMIFSDGRTCEYVKFNGEDREIEIYNKNAAEANSVWSRGHSWAIYGMVQAFLNLGHFEYLDVIDKLTSFYQKNTDDSLIPHWDMLIKHQTTLRDASAASIVASALLQLASHLDDKSQKKAYADLGLSILDTLITNTYMASSVRDHEGILLHASTPKSVTFTKGESQIWGDYFLLETILNLQNVNLRWRANEYHGRVD, via the coding sequence ATGAACACTTTGAAGGAGAAGATGGATCTGTTGCTCGATTTCGTCAGAAGACAATTGAAACAAGAGATCAGTATCTGGAACCAGTTGAATGTAACTGGGGGGAAGGTTTTATTCCCTTTTGTAACCCGCAATGGAAAATGGTCATGGGAGGACAAATGGTCTAATGGTTTTTTTGCTGGACAGCTTTGGCTAATGTTTGCAATGGATCAAGACGAATTCTGGAAAGAATCAGCAGACAAGGCGACAACAGCCCTCGAACCATATAAATATCACGGGGACTTTCAGGATATTGGTTATCTTTTTATTTTTTCCTATATTACGGGTTATAAGTTGACTGGAAATTCGAAATATAGAACCGTAGCCCTAGAGGCGGCTGATAGCCTATTTGACTCATTGATGCCAGGCGGTTATTTAAAATGCAATTGGTTAGCAGACGGTGAGCACTATCAAGGGATAGATGCCATGATGAATATTGGCTTATGGCTCTGGGCATTCAGAGAGACCGATAACAGCAAATACCGAATAGCCGCTGAGGGCTGTATCGACAACATTCTGCGAACGATGATATTTAGTGATGGAAGAACTTGTGAATATGTGAAGTTTAACGGGGAGGATAGGGAGATAGAGATCTACAACAAAAATGCTGCAGAAGCAAATTCCGTGTGGTCAAGAGGGCATTCTTGGGCGATATACGGGATGGTGCAAGCTTTCTTGAATTTAGGTCATTTTGAATATTTGGATGTGATTGACAAGCTTACGTCCTTCTACCAAAAAAATACGGATGATAGTTTGATTCCTCACTGGGACATGCTCATTAAACACCAGACTACGTTACGGGATGCTTCAGCCGCTAGTATCGTAGCTTCTGCATTGCTACAGCTAGCTTCTCACTTGGACGACAAATCGCAAAAAAAAGCTTATGCAGATCTTGGATTAAGTATACTGGACACGTTGATCACTAATACTTATATGGCTAGTTCCGTCAGAGACCATGAAGGCATTCTGCTACATGCCAGTACTCCAAAGAGCGTTACTTTCACAAAAGGGGAATCTCAAATATGGGGCGATTACTTCTTACTTGAAACAATATTAAATTTACAAAATGTAAATCTAAGGTGGCGAGCAAATGAATATCATGGTAGGGTCGATTGA
- a CDS encoding ATP-grasp domain-containing protein — MTKNVLVIGLNPKIVNIIENMADDIILFILEEKELYENNYLSFHSSICQEVRIGSYQQSLDCVDTAVRWNEEIRFDAVIPGREYSVIAVNEIAKRLGLRRLGDVAADSLTNKYKLRTVASKLGILQPRFAKIEQFEDLVQFYQSKPLMLKPVNRQASTGVIKIESKDDLALAWVETTNATEGNLVVTQRPLIWEYMSEDYVEGFEISVESFVKDGQVLFHNITKKLTTVGKYSVEIGHIIPGDIHEEIREEVIDAKQKLIQGLAVQNGLLHSEWIINEQGSFLIECAGRAPGGLIPELFELAYDLNLFKAYINVLLGLEVQFPSQFCHVAAAIYFTPPSGKLISVKGFDVLGNIPSIKRIESGFELGQLIEPLTSNWARKGYVVLQSTNYEQLEKTITEINETVKFEVSS, encoded by the coding sequence ATGACTAAGAATGTCCTGGTAATTGGGTTGAATCCGAAAATTGTTAATATTATAGAAAATATGGCGGATGATATTATCTTATTTATTTTAGAGGAAAAGGAATTATACGAAAATAATTATTTGAGTTTCCACTCATCGATATGTCAAGAGGTAAGAATCGGCTCGTACCAGCAGTCCCTTGACTGTGTGGATACCGCTGTCCGTTGGAATGAGGAAATTCGCTTCGATGCAGTCATTCCTGGAAGAGAATATAGCGTTATTGCGGTGAATGAAATAGCTAAGAGGCTCGGTTTACGACGTTTGGGAGATGTCGCAGCCGATTCGTTGACTAATAAGTATAAGCTTAGGACCGTAGCATCCAAGCTAGGAATATTGCAGCCTAGATTTGCGAAAATTGAGCAGTTTGAAGATTTAGTTCAATTTTATCAGAGTAAGCCTTTGATGCTTAAGCCTGTGAACAGACAGGCAAGTACAGGTGTTATCAAAATTGAGAGCAAGGATGACCTTGCATTGGCTTGGGTTGAAACGACGAATGCAACAGAAGGGAATTTAGTTGTTACACAACGACCATTAATATGGGAATACATGTCGGAGGATTATGTGGAAGGCTTTGAAATCAGTGTCGAGTCCTTTGTCAAGGATGGTCAAGTGTTGTTTCATAATATTACAAAGAAGCTCACTACGGTCGGCAAGTATTCCGTGGAAATCGGACATATCATTCCGGGGGATATACATGAGGAAATCAGAGAAGAAGTTATCGATGCTAAACAAAAATTAATACAGGGGCTTGCTGTTCAAAATGGGCTTTTACATTCGGAGTGGATCATAAACGAACAAGGTTCATTTCTGATTGAATGCGCTGGTCGTGCCCCTGGAGGGCTAATACCTGAATTGTTTGAGTTAGCTTACGATCTGAACTTATTTAAAGCCTATATTAATGTCTTATTGGGGCTTGAAGTGCAGTTTCCCTCACAATTTTGTCATGTCGCTGCAGCTATTTATTTTACTCCACCCTCAGGAAAGTTGATTTCCGTCAAGGGGTTCGATGTTCTAGGGAATATTCCGAGCATAAAACGGATAGAGTCGGGGTTTGAACTGGGTCAACTCATTGAGCCATTAACCAGCAATTGGGCAAGAAAGGGGTATGTAGTGCTTCAGAGTACAAACTATGAACAGTTGGAAAAGACGATTACTGAAATTAATGAAACAGTCAAATTCGAGGTGAGTTCATGA